One window of the Lactococcus lactis genome contains the following:
- a CDS encoding 3-deoxy-7-phosphoheptulonate synthase, whose amino-acid sequence MTFKELSNKINIKDVKELNHLNDEQREKKEKRDKELEAIIKGEDDRILLVIGPCSSDNEAAVLEYAHRLSKLQKEIEDKIFIVMRVYTAKPRTNGDGYKGLIHEPDADGHTDLINGIKMVRDLHYKVITETGLTTADEMLYPENLPLVDDLVSYYAVGARSVENQQHRFVASGIDAPTGMKNPTSGNLKVMFNGMYAAQQSQDFLFGNAEVETSGNPLAHAILRGGQDENGKNHPNYYTDNLLESIEIYEKMGLQNPFIVIDTNHDNSGKKYMEQIRIVRQTLVNRNWDEQIHKYVRGFMIESYLEDGRQDKPEVFGKSIIDPCLGWDKTEELINEIYNS is encoded by the coding sequence ATGACTTTTAAAGAACTCAGTAACAAAATTAACATTAAAGATGTAAAAGAGCTAAATCATTTAAATGATGAGCAACGAGAAAAGAAAGAAAAACGTGATAAGGAACTTGAAGCGATAATTAAGGGTGAAGACGATAGAATCCTCTTAGTCATTGGCCCCTGCTCATCGGATAATGAAGCTGCAGTTCTAGAATATGCTCACAGATTGTCAAAACTTCAAAAAGAAATAGAAGATAAAATTTTTATTGTGATGCGTGTTTATACTGCAAAACCGCGGACAAACGGAGATGGCTATAAAGGCCTCATTCACGAACCTGATGCAGATGGACATACAGACCTTATCAATGGGATAAAAATGGTTCGTGACCTTCACTATAAAGTAATTACTGAAACTGGTCTGACTACAGCAGATGAGATGCTATACCCAGAAAATCTACCATTAGTTGATGACTTAGTAAGTTACTATGCAGTTGGCGCTCGCTCAGTTGAAAATCAACAACATCGCTTTGTTGCTTCAGGAATAGATGCCCCAACAGGAATGAAAAACCCGACATCAGGGAATTTAAAAGTTATGTTTAATGGAATGTATGCAGCCCAACAATCTCAAGATTTTCTATTTGGGAATGCTGAAGTAGAAACATCAGGAAATCCATTAGCTCATGCCATCCTTCGTGGTGGACAAGATGAAAATGGTAAAAACCATCCAAATTACTATACAGATAATCTTCTTGAAAGTATCGAAATATACGAAAAAATGGGCTTACAAAATCCATTTATTGTTATTGATACTAATCATGATAACTCTGGGAAGAAGTATATGGAACAAATAAGAATTGTTCGTCAAACATTAGTCAATCGTAATTGGGATGAACAAATTCATAAATATGTCAGAGGATTTATGATTGAATCATATCTTGAAGACGGTCGTCAAGACAAACCAGAAGTATTTGGAAAATCAATCATTGACCCATGTTTGGGTTGGGATAAAACAGAAGAACTTATTAATGAAATTTATAATTCGTGA
- the metF gene encoding methylenetetrahydrofolate reductase [NAD(P)H], producing MTSNSKILSFEVFPSTTQIGSTNLVKTLDSLRTLSPDFISVTCSNNNYDNIGDTTIKFADYVNNTLDIPAVAHLPAAYLDKAQVIEILERLKDKQIKKILALRGDISDEPMKDDFRFASDLVKFIKDYDDSFEVLGACYPDIHPESVNRVSDFHYLKEKVDAGCDRLITQLFFDNDSFYDFQERCAIAEINTPIFAGIMPVINRNQILRLLKNCNTPLPAKFIRILEKYEHNPIALRDAGIAYAIDQIVDLVTEDVAGIHLYTMNNANTAHSIHASISSLFTV from the coding sequence ATGACAAGTAATTCCAAAATTCTTTCTTTTGAAGTTTTTCCATCTACAACTCAAATTGGAAGTACCAACTTGGTAAAGACCTTGGATAGCCTAAGAACTCTCTCGCCAGATTTTATCAGTGTAACTTGTAGTAACAATAATTATGATAATATTGGAGATACAACTATAAAGTTTGCTGATTATGTAAACAATACACTAGATATTCCAGCGGTTGCTCATTTACCTGCCGCTTATTTAGATAAAGCTCAAGTGATCGAAATTTTGGAACGGTTAAAAGATAAACAAATCAAAAAAATTCTTGCTTTAAGAGGTGATATCAGCGATGAACCGATGAAAGATGATTTTAGATTTGCAAGTGATTTGGTTAAATTTATCAAAGATTATGATGATAGTTTTGAAGTTTTAGGTGCTTGCTATCCCGATATTCATCCCGAATCAGTAAATCGAGTGAGTGATTTTCATTATCTGAAAGAAAAAGTAGATGCTGGTTGTGACAGATTAATCACGCAACTATTTTTTGATAATGATAGTTTTTATGATTTTCAAGAACGGTGTGCAATTGCTGAGATAAATACTCCAATATTCGCTGGAATAATGCCAGTAATCAATCGAAATCAAATTCTTCGTCTATTAAAAAATTGTAATACGCCATTACCAGCAAAATTTATTAGAATACTCGAAAAATATGAACATAACCCTATCGCTTTAAGGGATGCTGGAATTGCTTACGCCATCGATCAAATCGTTGATTTAGTAACAGAGGATGTTGCTGGAATTCACCTCTATACGATGAATAATGCAAATACAGCACACTCCATCCATGCTTCAATTTCTTCTTTATTTACCGTTTGA
- the metE gene encoding 5-methyltetrahydropteroyltriglutamate--homocysteine S-methyltransferase: MKKSIIAFPRIGSNRELKFALEKYFRKEITEEELQKVAKEIRLENWKSQEEAGIDSPISNDFSFYDQTLDLSIALGAIPESYKNLELNELDTLFALARGFQDEQNDVKARPMKKWFNTNYHYLVPEINKDTIIKANFSKLLNEYKEAKSAGFETRPTIIGPYTFLVLADYKSGATKDTVLYDVIVAFQTLLKELNQLGVEWLQIEEPALVLDQTEEEKKLFASIYEELLKSKNNLKILLQTYFGDVRDSYKEIVKLDFDGIGLDFIEGRDSLALIQKYGFPKEKILFAGLVNGKNIWRNNYQKTLELLTALDAVADIVINTSCSLQHVPVTVKNETKLSKEILKHFSFATEKLKEIDEISDIYFNKNTPFLKKNIELFENDRVRENTKLKQKLDKLTEKDFTRRPSLVERRASQSQSLNLPLLPTTTIGSFPQTAEVRKVRLQNKRGELSQADYDTFLEEKIKECLKLQEDIGLDVLVHGEFERNDMVEYFGEMLEGYVFTQKAWVQSYGTRCVKPPIVWADVTRPEAITVRWSAYAQSQTSKPVKGMLTGPVTILNWSFPREDISLKASTLQLALAVQEEVLDLEKAGIKIIQIDEAALREKLPLRKSDWYKEYLDWAIPAFRLVHSKVKPETQIHTHMCYSEFEDIIPSIDAMDADVISFEASRSELSIIDALKAHHFKTLVGPGVYDIHSPRIPSVKEIQNQLEKILAKLPIEQVWVNPDCGLKTRGNAETIPSLRHLVEATRVLRKEKVEYDK, encoded by the coding sequence ATGAAAAAATCAATTATTGCTTTCCCACGTATCGGTTCAAACCGTGAATTAAAATTTGCTCTTGAAAAATATTTTCGTAAAGAAATTACAGAAGAAGAATTACAAAAAGTAGCCAAAGAAATTCGGTTGGAAAATTGGAAAAGTCAAGAAGAAGCTGGAATTGACTCACCTATTTCCAATGACTTTTCTTTCTATGACCAAACCTTAGATTTATCAATTGCTCTTGGTGCAATTCCAGAGTCTTATAAAAATTTAGAATTAAATGAACTAGATACTTTATTTGCATTAGCGCGTGGTTTCCAAGATGAACAAAATGACGTAAAAGCAAGACCAATGAAAAAATGGTTTAATACAAACTATCATTATTTAGTTCCAGAAATTAACAAAGATACGATTATTAAAGCAAATTTTTCAAAATTATTAAATGAATATAAGGAAGCAAAATCTGCTGGATTTGAAACCAGACCAACAATTATTGGCCCATATACATTTTTAGTTTTAGCAGATTACAAGTCAGGAGCCACAAAAGATACAGTATTATATGATGTTATTGTAGCTTTTCAAACACTACTAAAAGAACTTAATCAACTAGGAGTAGAATGGTTACAGATTGAAGAACCAGCACTTGTTTTAGACCAAACTGAAGAAGAAAAAAAATTATTTGCGAGTATTTATGAAGAACTACTTAAGAGTAAAAACAACCTTAAGATACTTCTTCAAACATATTTTGGAGATGTTCGTGATAGCTATAAAGAAATAGTAAAGCTTGATTTTGATGGTATTGGTCTTGATTTTATAGAAGGAAGAGATTCTTTAGCTCTTATTCAAAAATACGGTTTTCCCAAAGAGAAAATACTTTTTGCAGGACTAGTAAATGGAAAAAATATTTGGCGTAATAATTATCAAAAGACACTTGAGCTACTAACCGCGTTAGATGCAGTAGCAGATATCGTAATTAATACAAGCTGCTCTTTACAACATGTTCCGGTAACAGTTAAAAACGAAACTAAATTATCAAAAGAAATCCTTAAACACTTTTCATTTGCCACAGAAAAATTAAAAGAAATTGATGAAATTTCCGATATTTATTTTAATAAAAACACTCCTTTTTTGAAGAAGAATATCGAACTTTTTGAAAATGACAGAGTTCGTGAAAATACTAAACTTAAGCAAAAACTTGATAAATTAACAGAAAAAGACTTTACTAGACGACCGTCACTAGTGGAAAGACGAGCAAGTCAATCTCAATCGCTTAATTTACCACTTTTACCAACCACAACCATCGGTTCATTTCCTCAAACGGCAGAAGTGAGAAAAGTTCGGCTACAAAATAAGCGAGGAGAATTAAGCCAAGCAGATTATGACACATTCTTAGAAGAAAAAATAAAAGAATGTCTTAAACTCCAAGAAGATATTGGATTAGACGTTTTAGTCCATGGTGAATTTGAACGAAATGACATGGTAGAGTATTTTGGAGAAATGTTAGAAGGTTATGTTTTTACTCAAAAAGCATGGGTTCAATCTTACGGAACACGTTGTGTCAAACCTCCAATCGTGTGGGCTGATGTCACTAGACCAGAAGCGATAACCGTCCGTTGGTCAGCCTATGCTCAATCTCAAACATCTAAACCAGTAAAAGGAATGCTGACAGGTCCTGTAACGATTCTAAATTGGTCTTTTCCGCGAGAAGATATTTCGTTAAAAGCAAGTACTTTGCAATTGGCATTAGCTGTTCAAGAAGAAGTTCTTGACTTAGAAAAAGCTGGCATTAAGATTATTCAAATTGATGAGGCAGCTTTGAGAGAAAAGTTACCACTTCGCAAAAGTGATTGGTATAAAGAATATCTAGATTGGGCAATCCCTGCCTTTCGTTTAGTTCACTCTAAAGTAAAACCGGAAACGCAAATTCACACGCATATGTGTTATTCTGAATTTGAAGATATTATTCCATCAATTGACGCAATGGATGCTGATGTAATTTCTTTTGAAGCAAGTAGAAGTGAGCTATCAATTATCGATGCATTGAAAGCTCACCATTTTAAAACTTTGGTTGGACCTGGAGTCTATGATATTCATTCTCCACGAATACCTAGCGTAAAAGAAATACAAAATCAATTAGAAAAAATATTGGCCAAATTACCAATTGAACAAGTTTGGGTAAATCCTGATTGTGGTCTTAAAACACGTGGTAATGCCGAAACCATTCCTAGTTTAAGACACTTAGTTGAGGCAACTAGGGTGTTAAGAAAGGAAAAGGTTGAATATGACAAGTAA
- a CDS encoding metal-dependent transcriptional regulator, producing the protein MKTSKNEQDYLKAIYSLKNENNGSVSINAIAQKLSVSSPSATEMIKRLAKKELVIHKPYYGVSLTDLGNHEARFILKSHRVWETFLFEKVGYTMEEVHDEAENLEHASSPRLIESLYVLMGYPATDPHGSEIPTESFWLKNEVELTLDEAQVDQTYHVTTIEEEGKNFFKKLEISLPHLIKVIDKLEDKSIIIKEDRESSIVIPPFLQSKIHLMHRR; encoded by the coding sequence ATGAAAACATCAAAAAATGAACAAGACTATCTAAAGGCAATATATAGCCTAAAAAATGAAAATAATGGATCTGTTAGTATTAATGCCATTGCTCAAAAATTATCAGTATCATCACCAAGCGCCACTGAAATGATTAAACGATTAGCCAAAAAAGAACTTGTTATTCATAAACCTTATTATGGGGTATCACTTACAGACTTAGGAAATCACGAAGCGAGATTTATTTTAAAAAGTCATAGGGTCTGGGAAACTTTTCTTTTTGAGAAGGTTGGATATACAATGGAGGAAGTGCACGATGAAGCCGAAAATTTAGAACATGCTTCATCACCAAGGTTGATTGAATCTCTGTATGTCCTGATGGGCTATCCAGCAACTGACCCTCACGGCTCAGAAATTCCTACAGAATCATTTTGGCTGAAAAATGAAGTGGAACTCACACTTGATGAAGCACAAGTTGATCAGACTTACCACGTTACTACTATAGAAGAAGAAGGAAAAAACTTTTTCAAAAAATTAGAAATTTCTCTTCCACATCTTATTAAAGTAATCGATAAATTAGAAGATAAATCAATAATTATTAAAGAAGATCGAGAAAGTTCAATTGTAATCCCACCATTTTTACAATCTAAAATTCATCTCATGCATAGAAGATAA
- the mgtA gene encoding magnesium-translocating P-type ATPase: MKKIRKTLENTKRATTFVDNNEINARLEFAKTSTKEELFQKFKTSNKGLSEEQVEISREQYGDNTITRGKKTSLIKRLYQAFINPFTIILFVLALVSAFTDIILAAPGEKNPQGLIIITTMVLISGILRFVQETRSGNAAENLLKMITTTTNVHRLESGSQEIPIEEVLVGDIIHLSAGDMVPADLRIIQAKDLFISQASLTGESEPVEKLDLATDEKDDSITESVNLAFMGSNVISGSAYGVVIATGDATIFGEMAKSVTEDSTKTTFEKGVNSVSWVLIRFMLVMVPFVLLINGFTKGDWMEAALFALAVAVGLTPEMLPMIVTTCLAKGAVTMSKEKTIIKNLNSIQNLGSMNILCTDKTGTLTQDKVVLMRHLDIHGQENIRVLRHGFLNSYYQTGLKNLMDLAIIEGAEAKQDKNPELGGLSSKYTKVDEIPFDFERRRMSVVVKSNTNGATSKTQMITKGAAEEMLDICTLVEDKGNVVHLTPELRAYILKKVDELNEEGMRVILVAQKTNPSPVDTFSVQDESEMVLMGYLAFLDPPKESTAKAIKALNKYGVSVKILTGDNDKVTRSVCKQVGLPVDKTILGSDIDQLDDNELAKVAKEASVFAKLSPQQKARIVTTLRNSGNSVGYMGDGINDAAAMKSSDVGISVDSAVDIAKESADVILLEKDLMVLEKGIIEGRKTYANMIKYIKMTASSNFGNMFSVLIASAFLPFIPMLSIHILLLNLIYDFSCTAIPWDNVDEEYLVVPRKWDASSVSKFMLWIGPTSSVFDITTYLLMFFVICPATFGPFSSLVPGSTAYIGFIALFHTGWFVESMWTQTLVIHMIRTPKIPFLQSRASAPLTILTFMGIIGLTIIPFTSFGDSIGLMALPINFFPWLILTVVMYMMLVTIFKKIFVSKYGELL; encoded by the coding sequence ATGAAAAAAATTAGAAAAACACTCGAAAACACAAAAAGAGCTACAACATTTGTAGATAACAATGAAATAAATGCAAGATTAGAATTTGCAAAAACTTCTACAAAAGAGGAGCTATTTCAAAAATTTAAAACATCAAATAAAGGATTAAGTGAAGAACAAGTAGAGATCTCTCGTGAACAATATGGAGATAATACGATTACGCGTGGTAAAAAAACTTCACTTATTAAACGGCTTTATCAAGCGTTCATCAATCCTTTTACCATTATATTGTTTGTCTTAGCATTAGTTTCAGCTTTTACGGATATTATCTTAGCAGCTCCTGGTGAGAAAAATCCCCAAGGACTCATTATCATTACTACAATGGTTTTAATCTCAGGAATTCTGCGTTTCGTTCAAGAGACTAGAAGTGGAAATGCTGCTGAGAATCTCTTAAAAATGATTACGACGACGACAAACGTTCATAGATTAGAATCAGGAAGTCAAGAGATTCCTATTGAAGAAGTTCTCGTAGGCGATATTATCCATCTATCAGCTGGAGACATGGTTCCAGCAGACCTTAGGATTATTCAAGCAAAAGACTTATTTATCAGCCAAGCCTCTTTAACTGGTGAAAGCGAACCAGTAGAAAAACTAGATTTAGCTACTGATGAAAAAGATGATTCAATCACAGAGTCAGTAAACCTAGCCTTCATGGGTTCAAATGTCATTTCTGGTAGTGCTTATGGAGTTGTAATTGCAACTGGAGATGCGACCATTTTTGGTGAAATGGCAAAAAGTGTAACCGAAGACTCAACTAAAACAACTTTTGAAAAAGGCGTTAACTCAGTTTCATGGGTCCTTATTCGCTTTATGTTAGTTATGGTTCCATTTGTCTTATTGATCAATGGTTTCACTAAAGGTGATTGGATGGAAGCTGCACTATTTGCTTTAGCAGTTGCTGTTGGTTTAACACCAGAAATGTTACCAATGATTGTGACAACTTGCCTAGCAAAAGGTGCAGTCACAATGTCAAAAGAAAAAACAATCATCAAGAACCTAAATTCTATTCAAAATCTAGGTTCAATGAATATTCTCTGCACTGATAAAACTGGAACATTAACACAAGATAAAGTAGTATTAATGCGTCATTTAGATATTCATGGGCAAGAAAATATTCGAGTATTAAGACATGGATTTTTGAATAGTTACTACCAAACTGGTTTAAAGAATTTAATGGATTTGGCAATTATCGAAGGAGCCGAAGCCAAGCAAGATAAAAATCCTGAACTGGGTGGTCTAAGTAGTAAATATACAAAAGTTGATGAAATTCCTTTTGATTTTGAAAGACGTCGGATGAGTGTTGTAGTAAAAAGCAATACTAATGGAGCGACTTCAAAAACGCAAATGATTACTAAAGGTGCAGCTGAAGAAATGTTAGACATCTGTACTTTAGTCGAAGATAAGGGAAATGTTGTTCATTTAACTCCTGAACTCAGAGCATACATTCTGAAAAAAGTTGATGAACTTAACGAAGAAGGAATGCGCGTGATTTTAGTCGCTCAAAAAACAAATCCTTCACCAGTAGATACATTCTCGGTTCAAGATGAATCTGAAATGGTGTTAATGGGTTATCTTGCCTTTCTTGATCCACCCAAAGAATCTACAGCAAAAGCAATCAAAGCACTCAATAAATATGGGGTATCAGTTAAAATCTTGACTGGTGATAACGATAAAGTTACTCGTTCAGTTTGCAAACAAGTAGGACTTCCAGTTGATAAAACTATTTTAGGTTCTGATATCGACCAATTAGATGATAATGAATTGGCAAAGGTTGCCAAGGAAGCTTCTGTTTTTGCTAAGTTATCACCTCAACAAAAAGCCAGAATAGTAACAACACTTAGAAATTCAGGCAATAGTGTCGGCTATATGGGAGATGGTATTAATGACGCAGCAGCAATGAAATCATCTGACGTTGGAATTTCAGTAGATAGTGCTGTAGATATTGCCAAAGAGTCAGCTGATGTAATTTTGTTAGAAAAAGATTTAATGGTTCTTGAAAAAGGAATTATTGAAGGAAGAAAAACCTATGCTAACATGATTAAGTATATAAAAATGACAGCAAGCTCTAATTTTGGTAATATGTTCTCAGTTCTAATCGCTAGTGCATTTTTACCATTTATTCCAATGTTATCTATTCATATTCTCTTACTTAATTTAATCTATGATTTCTCTTGTACCGCTATTCCTTGGGATAATGTCGATGAAGAATATTTGGTTGTTCCAAGAAAATGGGATGCAAGTTCTGTAAGTAAATTCATGTTGTGGATTGGCCCAACAAGTTCCGTATTCGATATTACAACTTATCTCCTAATGTTCTTTGTGATTTGTCCAGCAACATTTGGACCATTTAGCTCTCTTGTTCCTGGAAGTACAGCATATATTGGATTTATCGCGCTCTTCCATACTGGCTGGTTTGTTGAATCAATGTGGACTCAAACCTTGGTTATCCATATGATTCGTACTCCTAAAATTCCATTTTTACAAAGTCGTGCTTCGGCTCCATTAACAATCTTAACTTTCATGGGAATCATTGGACTCACAATCATTCCATTCACAAGCTTTGGAGATTCAATTGGTTTAATGGCTTTACCAATTAACTTTTTCCCATGGCTAATTTTAACAGTAGTGATGTATATGATGCTTGTCACCATATTTAAAAAAATATTTGTTTCAAAATACGGTGAATTACTTTAA
- the dltD gene encoding D-alanyl-lipoteichoic acid biosynthesis protein DltD, with protein MKIKIFRAIGPLIAALALVGLLIFLPINVGMKYSKDQLVKFAQSPLNTPSFTGYSIKKQAYSDPEFLPVLGSSEMEHVDSFHPSAYFKKYNSGFTPFLVGQPGTTTLTHFFYMNSVANELKNRKIVFVISPQWFSKQGIVESELKNFVSKGEIYDWLKEADPKENTTTQLAKHLLRFRSLKSEETIYNSLERLADKKPLTTLQKMTVATNLQFWRKEDLLFSSVSQFTAQPLGLTPKINKFAKELPNDPTSENLEKLAVDQGKDSSNNNPFQINNKVWDKKIKSKYKHLENYKKHVSYLESPEYQDFQQLLNVFAKNNNDVLFVIQPVNGSWSSYTGVSKATLENFSSKIKTQLRSQGFYQIADLTDMYNTPYASGDTVHFGTIGWLATDKAIEKFMKTPSKVNYHIDNSLFLSKDWAMNGATESIVN; from the coding sequence ATGAAAATTAAAATTTTTAGAGCCATTGGCCCATTAATTGCAGCTTTAGCCCTTGTTGGCTTACTGATATTTCTCCCAATAAATGTTGGTATGAAATACTCAAAAGACCAACTTGTTAAATTTGCTCAATCACCACTAAATACTCCAAGCTTTACAGGCTATTCAATTAAAAAACAAGCCTATTCAGACCCCGAGTTTTTACCAGTTCTTGGTTCATCAGAAATGGAACATGTGGATTCTTTTCACCCAAGTGCCTATTTCAAAAAATACAATTCTGGTTTTACGCCATTCTTAGTAGGACAACCAGGAACAACTACTTTAACCCACTTTTTCTACATGAACTCTGTGGCAAATGAGTTAAAAAATCGTAAAATTGTTTTTGTCATTAGTCCACAATGGTTTTCAAAACAAGGAATTGTTGAAAGTGAATTGAAAAACTTTGTATCCAAAGGTGAGATTTACGATTGGTTAAAAGAAGCAGATCCTAAAGAAAATACCACCACCCAACTTGCAAAACATTTATTAAGATTTAGATCGCTTAAATCTGAAGAGACGATTTATAATTCTCTAGAACGTCTAGCAGATAAAAAACCACTGACCACTCTACAAAAAATGACTGTGGCGACCAATCTTCAATTTTGGCGAAAAGAAGATTTACTCTTCTCAAGTGTTTCACAATTCACAGCACAACCTCTTGGACTTACACCAAAAATTAATAAGTTTGCTAAAGAATTACCCAATGATCCAACCTCTGAAAACTTAGAAAAATTGGCAGTTGACCAAGGAAAAGATAGTTCAAATAACAATCCTTTCCAAATCAATAATAAAGTTTGGGATAAGAAAATAAAATCTAAATATAAACATCTAGAAAATTACAAAAAACATGTTTCCTATTTAGAAAGTCCAGAGTATCAAGATTTCCAACAGCTCTTAAATGTCTTTGCCAAAAATAATAATGATGTTTTATTTGTTATTCAACCAGTAAACGGCTCATGGTCATCTTACACTGGAGTATCAAAAGCAACACTCGAAAATTTTAGCTCTAAAATTAAAACGCAATTGCGCAGTCAAGGCTTTTATCAAATTGCTGACTTAACAGATATGTATAACACACCTTATGCCTCTGGTGATACTGTTCACTTTGGTACTATAGGTTGGTTGGCTACAGACAAAGCAATTGAAAAATTCATGAAGACACCAAGCAAGGTCAACTATCATATTGATAATTCGTTATTTTTATCAAAAGATTGGGCAATGAATGGTGCAACAGAGTCTATAGTAAATTAA
- the dltC gene encoding D-alanine--poly(phosphoribitol) ligase subunit DltC: MKEQIFDIIETVSGTDEFREDLDMDLFEEGILDSMRAIMLIVELEGAFDISLPPSEMDREDWNTANKIAARVQEKKDEN; the protein is encoded by the coding sequence ATGAAAGAACAAATTTTTGATATTATCGAAACCGTATCAGGCACAGACGAATTCCGTGAAGACTTAGACATGGATTTATTTGAAGAAGGAATTCTTGATTCAATGAGAGCCATCATGCTCATTGTTGAATTAGAAGGCGCTTTTGATATCAGTCTTCCACCATCAGAAATGGACCGTGAAGATTGGAATACAGCAAATAAAATAGCAGCACGCGTTCAGGAAAAAAAGGATGAAAATTAA
- the dltB gene encoding D-alanyl-lipoteichoic acid biosynthesis protein DltB, producing MQPYSTPFYFVILGLALIPIVIAQLLGKKLMWYQVLLTIAFLWLTFSGTVTIWALIGFGVFQTIIVKFYEWYRVKQNKNQSFVFYLIILLSILPLVIVKVHPLFNPGPGPGSILGFLGISYISFKTVAMIMEIRDGLIKAVPLKEFLYFLYFYPTISSGPIDRFRRFVKELKAPVVTEKYLDLLNKGVFRIFQGFLYKFIIGYLIDQYWLHGIAISATIHPSFLNVSSSMYAYGLYLFFDFAGYSLFAIGVSNLMGYDLPHNFNKPFLAKNIHDFWQRWHMTLSFWFRDFVFMRLVKTFMVKKWSKNMITISNVGYLANMLLMGFWHGLTWYYILYGFYHAMLMIGYDAWKRLKKRKNWKIPDNKWTSAISIFITFNLVFISFLIFSGIPNHIIMHCIDPHFPLPNF from the coding sequence GTGCAACCCTATTCAACACCCTTTTACTTCGTGATTTTAGGACTTGCTTTAATTCCTATCGTTATTGCCCAGCTTCTGGGCAAAAAACTCATGTGGTATCAAGTCCTATTGACCATCGCTTTTCTTTGGCTGACATTTTCGGGAACAGTGACAATTTGGGCATTAATCGGCTTCGGAGTCTTCCAGACTATCATTGTAAAATTCTATGAGTGGTATCGAGTAAAACAAAACAAGAATCAGAGTTTTGTTTTCTACCTCATCATTCTGCTCTCTATTTTGCCATTAGTGATTGTCAAAGTGCATCCTCTGTTCAATCCAGGACCTGGACCAGGTTCAATTCTTGGATTCTTAGGAATCTCTTACATCAGTTTTAAGACAGTAGCCATGATTATGGAAATACGAGACGGACTTATTAAAGCCGTTCCTCTTAAAGAATTTCTTTATTTTCTCTATTTCTATCCAACGATTTCATCAGGCCCAATTGACCGCTTCCGACGTTTTGTTAAAGAACTAAAAGCGCCAGTTGTCACTGAAAAATACCTTGATTTATTAAATAAAGGTGTCTTTAGAATTTTCCAAGGTTTCCTTTATAAATTCATCATCGGATACTTGATTGACCAATATTGGCTACATGGCATTGCAATCTCTGCAACGATACACCCAAGCTTCTTGAATGTTTCATCATCAATGTATGCTTACGGACTCTATCTATTCTTTGACTTTGCTGGCTACTCACTCTTCGCTATTGGTGTCAGCAATTTAATGGGATATGACCTCCCACACAACTTTAACAAACCCTTCTTAGCAAAAAATATTCATGACTTTTGGCAAAGATGGCACATGACTTTGAGTTTTTGGTTCCGTGACTTTGTATTCATGAGATTAGTGAAAACATTCATGGTTAAAAAATGGTCGAAAAATATGATAACCATCTCAAATGTTGGTTACCTCGCAAATATGTTACTCATGGGATTCTGGCATGGTTTAACTTGGTATTACATCCTTTATGGTTTCTACCACGCCATGTTAATGATTGGGTATGACGCATGGAAACGTCTGAAGAAACGTAAAAACTGGAAAATTCCAGATAATAAATGGACAAGTGCTATAAGTATTTTCATTACATTTAATCTAGTATTTATCAGTTTCCTTATTTTCTCAGGAATACCAAATCACATTATTATGCACTGCATAGATCCACATTTCCCACTTCCTAACTTCTAA